A portion of the Vespula vulgaris chromosome 14, iyVesVulg1.1, whole genome shotgun sequence genome contains these proteins:
- the LOC127068932 gene encoding uncharacterized protein LOC127068932, with amino-acid sequence MEKCVIVFTAIFISCGFSSSDFDDHFKNCHPNVPGFDVCIREGLNAIRSYFKTGLPQYNVEPFDPFFAREVKVQRGMPNFGFTLTLKNVTETGWSNSKVIKFVSDLPNYKVVYSQSFPEKLLSGDYEFFGQFLGSSIRNKGKFTLTLYDLIQTTTITKPLGQKIKVNVNVQSIRDLKLHITNLLYGRGLLESILDRIINGAWQPGFVVTRGIINELVSTAFTNIFDKAFKNFPFQQIFKPKPIRP; translated from the exons atgatcattttaaaaattgtcaTCCGAACGTACCCGGTTTTGACGTTTGCATACGAGAAGGATTAAATGCAATTCGTTCGTATTTTAAAACTGGACTTCCTCAATACAATGTCGAACCATTCGATCCATTTTTTGCGAGAGAAGTTAAGGTTCAACGGGGAATGCCGAATTTTGGATTTACTTTGACCCTTAAAAATGTTACCGAAACTGGATGGAGTAATAGTAAAGTGATCAAGTTTGTCAGCGATTTACCAAATTACaaa gTTGTCTATTCGCAAAGCTTTccagaaaaattattatccggCGATTACGAATTTTTCGGACAATTTTTGGGCTCGTCGATacgtaacaaaggaaaatttaCGCTGACCCTGT aCGATCTCATCCAGACAACGACAATTACGAAACCGCTGGGTCAGAAGATTAAGGTGAACGTCAACGTACAGAGCATAAGAGATTTGAAACTTCACATCACGAATCTCCTATATGGACGAGGATTACTCGAGAGCATACTCGATAGAATTATTAATGGTGCTTGGCAGCCAGGATTTGTGGTGACCAGAGGAATCATCAATGAATTAGTATCAACCGCTTTTACCAACATTTTTGATAaagcatttaaaaatttcCCTTTTCAACAAATCTTCAAGCCCAAGCCTATTCGTccttaa
- the LOC127069080 gene encoding circadian clock-controlled protein daywake produces MRCVVLFLVNLTLLSLIIDFGQSMDLPDFLHVCKRSDPNIVNCITESVEYLKPYLQKGVPEYNIPSLEPLLLKQLIASEKSGLRINAKNVEAYGASDFTITNLKVNLDELIFAMEIKLPHLHVKGTYEINGKILLLPIEGSGPMTGNFTQCTGSVTVHAMKRQLPNGENHVQIDEFKMRITVGKGTLNLDNLFGGEKVLGDVINTAINSNFDAFIKELQPLIEKALSDAFREIANSIVSNFTYEQLFP; encoded by the exons ATGAGGTGCGTCGTCTTGTTCCTTGTCAACCTGACATTACTTTCTCTGATCATCGATTTTGGCCAATCTATGGACTTGC ccGATTTCCTTCACGTTTGTAAACGTAGCGATCCTAACATCGTTAATTGCATCACCGAAAGTGTAGAATATTTGAAGCCTTATCTTCAGAAAGGTGTACCAGAATACAATATACCATCATTGGAGCCACTTTTATTGAAACAACTCATTGCTAGTGAAAAATCTGGTCTCAGGATAAATGCTAAGAATGTAGAAGCTTATGGCGCCAGTGACTTTACCATAACCAATTTGAA GGTGAACTTAGACGAATTGATCTTCGCAATGGAAATCAAACTGCCACACTTACACGTCAAAGGCACATATGAGATCAATgggaaaatattacttttgcCAATTGAAGGATCCGGACCAATGACTGGAAACTTTACTCAATGTACCGGATCGGTCACGGTACATGCCATGAAACGTCAGCTACCAAACGGGGAGAATCATGTGCAGATCGACGAATTTAAAATGAGGATCACAGTTGGCAAGGGTACCTTAAATCTAGATAATCTTTTTGGCGGTGAAAAGGTACTCGGTGATGTTATCAATACAGCGATCAACAGCAATTTCGATGCATTCATTAAAGAATTACAACCATTGATCGAGAAAGCATTATCGGATGCTTTCCGTGAAATCGCAAATAGTATTGTCAGTAATTTCACTTACGAGCAACTCTTCccataa
- the LOC127069143 gene encoding protein takeout yields MIKSNNSVLFVYVFMFTILIGIANGIGKYRGLEFLEPCSKTDPNLEGCLAKTANVLVEHFRQGLPQLGYSEVEPIILDELHIALGGGPDGYKAQFMDINAKGVSSLKVTGLRVRLSDDEVQLQLVLSIPRIRAAAKYRSSGTLILVQASGAGDYWGDYEGVKAKVFIRAKPFIVQDRRFLRLQQLKMDFSVQDIKMGVENVHDGNTILQAALNLFINSNSQELLKEMKPDLRRKLVQVMSGFVEKLFAQVPYDAWITE; encoded by the exons AtgattaaatcaaataatagtGTTCTATTCGTGTACGTGTTTATGTTCACGATTCTCATTGGTATCGCTAATGGCATTGGTAAATATCGTGGCCTTGAATTTTTGGAACCTTGTTCTAAAACCGATCCTAATTTGGAAGGTTGTCTTGCCAAAACTGCTAATGTTCTAGTTGAACATTTTCGACAGg GTCTGCCACAGTTAGGATATTCCGAAGTTGAACCAATAATTTTAGACGAACTTCACATAGCTCTTGGAGGTGGTCCTGATGGATACAAAGCACAATTCATGGACATAAATGCCAAAGGAGTTTCATCACTCAAAGTGACCGGTCTTAGAGTAAGATTGTCTGACGATGAAGTTCAATTGCAACTGGTCCTTAGTATTCCTAGAATTAGGGCTGCTGCTAAATATAGGTCAAGCGGTACATTGATTTTGGTTCAGGCCAGCGGAGCTGGAGATTATTGGGGAGACTatg AGGGAGTCAAAGCTAAAGTATTTATCAGAGCAAAACCGTTCATTGTACAAGATCGTCGCTTTTTGAGGTTGCAACAATTAAAAATGGATTTCAGTGTCCAAGATATTAAAATGGGTGTTGAGAACGTACACGATGGCAATACTATACTTC aagcCGCGTTGAACTTGTTTATTAATAGTAACAGTCAAGAATTacttaaagaaatgaaaccaGATTTGAGAAGAAAGTTGGTCCAAGTTATGTCAGGTTTCGTTGAGAAACTTTTCGCTCAAGTACCGTACGATGCCTGGATTACCGAATAA